Proteins from a genomic interval of Hornefia porci:
- a CDS encoding acetaldehyde dehydrogenase (acetylating) has translation MENMDFDLRSVQEARDLARAGQIATEQIATYTDEQIDKILQNMVRVAEEHAYELAQMAVEETGFGKVPDKTYKNHFASTVLYNYIKGMKTSGVLREDPVNKTIEIAEPVGLLLGIVPSTNPTSTAIFKSMIAVKARNAIVFAPHPSAKKCTLRAAVLMKEAAEAAGAPANTIGCVSMPSMPATNELMHHPDIKMIIATGGPGMVKAAYSSGKPALGVGAGNSPAYIERTANVAEAVKNIIASKSFDYGTICASEQSVIAEECNKDQVIEEFRKQGGYFMSPEETEKVCKILFRPGTTSMSAKFVGRSPLVIANAAGFSVPDTTKVLIGPMGGVGKEYPLSFEKLTSVLAFYTVKDWHEACELSKKLLQNGIGHTMSIHTQDRNMVMEFSAKPASRILVNTGGSMGGVGASTGLAPSFTLGCGTWGGSSVSENVSPLHLINVKRVAYGLVDCANLAANDPTFNHPELNGGYAPTQTAPQAAPAPAAPVQSYIGYSPTCGTCAPYSPVNITGAPSPSEIQNGAASATPAPQAAPAAGDQGINTAQLNDMINSMVKALKGE, from the coding sequence ATGGAGAATATGGATTTTGATCTGCGCTCCGTACAGGAGGCCAGGGATCTTGCCAGAGCCGGCCAGATCGCGACAGAGCAGATCGCCACATACACAGATGAGCAAATCGATAAGATCCTGCAGAACATGGTACGCGTAGCGGAAGAGCACGCATATGAGCTGGCGCAGATGGCTGTTGAGGAGACAGGGTTCGGAAAGGTTCCGGACAAGACCTACAAGAATCATTTCGCCTCAACCGTTCTCTACAATTATATTAAGGGAATGAAGACATCCGGCGTTCTCCGGGAGGATCCGGTCAACAAAACAATCGAGATCGCAGAGCCGGTCGGACTTCTGCTGGGAATTGTTCCCTCCACAAATCCGACATCGACAGCAATTTTCAAATCGATGATTGCGGTCAAGGCGAGAAATGCGATTGTTTTCGCTCCGCATCCGTCGGCAAAGAAATGTACACTCAGAGCGGCTGTCCTGATGAAGGAGGCGGCAGAAGCGGCGGGCGCGCCGGCGAACACCATCGGATGCGTTTCGATGCCCAGCATGCCCGCAACTAACGAGCTGATGCATCATCCGGATATCAAGATGATTATCGCCACCGGCGGTCCGGGAATGGTCAAGGCGGCGTACAGCTCCGGTAAACCGGCTCTCGGCGTCGGCGCGGGAAACTCCCCGGCGTACATCGAGAGAACAGCGAATGTCGCAGAGGCCGTGAAGAACATTATCGCGAGCAAGAGCTTTGACTACGGCACAATCTGTGCGTCCGAGCAGTCTGTCATCGCAGAGGAATGCAACAAGGATCAGGTCATCGAGGAATTCCGGAAGCAGGGCGGATATTTCATGAGCCCCGAGGAAACTGAAAAGGTCTGCAAGATCCTGTTCCGGCCGGGAACGACATCCATGAGCGCCAAGTTCGTCGGAAGATCTCCGCTGGTCATCGCGAACGCGGCAGGATTCAGTGTTCCGGACACTACAAAGGTGCTGATCGGACCGATGGGCGGCGTTGGAAAAGAGTATCCGCTGTCCTTCGAGAAGCTGACCTCCGTGCTGGCGTTCTACACAGTGAAGGATTGGCACGAAGCCTGCGAGCTCAGCAAGAAACTCCTGCAGAACGGAATCGGTCACACGATGAGCATCCATACGCAGGACAGAAATATGGTGATGGAATTCTCTGCGAAACCGGCGTCCAGAATTCTGGTCAACACCGGTGGAAGCATGGGCGGCGTCGGTGCGAGCACCGGTCTGGCTCCATCCTTCACACTGGGATGCGGAACCTGGGGCGGAAGCTCCGTCTCGGAGAACGTATCTCCGCTGCACCTGATCAATGTCAAACGGGTCGCTTACGGCCTCGTGGACTGTGCAAACCTGGCGGCGAACGATCCGACCTTCAACCATCCGGAACTGAACGGCGGATATGCTCCGACACAGACTGCTCCGCAGGCCGCACCGGCTCCCGCGGCACCTGTACAGAGCTATATCGGATACAGCCCAACCTGCGGAACCTGCGCTCCTTACAGCCCGGTGAATATCACAGGAGCACCGTCTCCTTCTGAAATCCAGAACGGAGCGGCGTCTGCGACTCCTGCACCGCAGGCGGCGCCGGCGGCAGGGGATCAGGGAATCAACACTGCACAGCTGAATGACATGATTAATTCCATGGTGAAGGCTCTGAAAGGAGAATGA